From the genome of Streptacidiphilus rugosus AM-16, one region includes:
- a CDS encoding STAS domain-containing protein, with the protein MRAAGELDWATTPALRARLQRELESHPGGVVVDLTRVTFADCAALGTLIAARNHAAELGRRLKLRGTPPPVTRLLKATGTYALFPQDA; encoded by the coding sequence GTGCGCGCCGCAGGTGAGCTCGACTGGGCCACCACGCCTGCTCTGCGGGCCCGACTACAGCGTGAGCTGGAGTCGCATCCCGGCGGCGTGGTGGTGGACCTGACGCGGGTGACGTTCGCCGACTGCGCCGCGCTCGGGACGCTGATCGCCGCCCGCAACCATGCCGCCGAACTCGGGCGCCGGCTGAAGCTGCGCGGCACCCCGCCCCCGGTGACCCGACTCCTGAAGGCCACCGGCACTTATGCCCTGTTCCCTCAGGACGCCTGA
- a CDS encoding Hsp20/alpha crystallin family protein: MSMRTAVNHQAPPGSGARPRPIPMDAWRETDRFVIALDLPGIPIEAIDLEAHGQMVTVRTQRRPAPRGQGAPAQVAERPHGVLERRIQLADTLDASRIQAHLADGVLTLTVPIAQASRRRTITVHAGQDSRSHRAADESGQAVPAAA; the protein is encoded by the coding sequence ATGTCCATGCGCACTGCGGTGAACCACCAGGCGCCCCCCGGATCCGGGGCACGACCGAGGCCGATCCCGATGGACGCCTGGCGCGAGACCGATCGCTTCGTGATCGCCCTCGACCTGCCCGGCATCCCGATCGAGGCGATCGACCTCGAGGCGCACGGTCAGATGGTGACCGTGCGGACGCAGCGCCGTCCCGCCCCGCGCGGGCAGGGAGCCCCCGCACAGGTCGCCGAGCGGCCGCACGGGGTGCTCGAACGCCGGATCCAGCTGGCCGACACCCTGGACGCGTCCCGCATCCAGGCCCACCTGGCCGACGGCGTCCTGACCCTGACCGTCCCCATCGCCCAGGCCTCCCGCCGCCGCACGATCACCGTCCACGCCGGGCAGGACAGTCGCTCGCACCGGGCGGCGGACGAGTCCGGCCAGGCCGTTCCCGCAGCGGCATGA
- the htpG gene encoding molecular chaperone HtpG: protein MAGTTETLEFQAETRQLLQLVIHSIYSNKDIFLRELISNASDALDKLRLESLTRTDLDASDLQITLEVDQDARTLTVRDNGVGMTRDDVVDLIGTIAKSGTASLLAKIKEAKDADAAQHLIGQFGVGFYSAFMVADKVTLHTRRAGTDQGTMWESDGEGTYTIADAEGLPAGTAVTLHLKAEDSEDGLGDYLAAWKIRQIVKQYSDFIRWPIRMATEPTTTEAAEVASGAEGESQAKAVGALETLNSMKALWARSRSEVTEAEYSEFYQQISHDWEPPAETIHMRAEGTFEYEALLFLPSRAPFDLFSRDTKRGVQLYVKRVFIMDDCDALMPNYLRFVKGVVDAHDLSLNVSREILQHDRQITAVRRRLVKKVLGAVKDMQATRTEDYTKLWEQFGRVIKEGLIEDRDNTDALLELVSAASTNDPVETTTLRDYVSRMKDGQNTIYYLTGENRATVEHSPHMEAFAARGYEVLILTDPVDEVWTEQVPSFDGHRFQSIAKGQVDLDQTDDESDETKAAKAQQEQDYAALLTWLQTTLAEHVKQVRLSTRLTTSAACLVGDAHDLTPTLEKMYRAMGQDLPSVKRILEINPTHPLVTGLREAHGANPDDPAVAEVAELVHGGALLAEGGDLPDPARFTRLLTDHLTKAL, encoded by the coding sequence GTGGCCGGTACGACCGAGACCCTGGAGTTCCAGGCGGAGACCCGCCAGCTCCTGCAACTGGTGATCCACTCGATCTACTCGAACAAGGACATCTTCCTGCGCGAGCTGATCTCCAACGCCTCCGACGCCCTCGACAAGCTCCGCCTGGAGTCCCTCACCCGCACCGACCTCGACGCATCCGACCTGCAGATCACCCTGGAAGTCGACCAAGATGCCCGCACCCTGACCGTCCGGGACAACGGCGTCGGCATGACAAGGGACGACGTCGTCGACCTCATCGGCACGATCGCCAAATCCGGCACCGCGAGCCTTCTCGCGAAGATCAAGGAAGCCAAGGACGCCGACGCGGCGCAGCATCTGATCGGGCAGTTCGGCGTCGGCTTCTACTCCGCGTTCATGGTCGCCGACAAGGTCACCCTGCACACCCGACGCGCCGGCACCGACCAGGGCACGATGTGGGAGTCCGACGGTGAGGGCACGTACACCATCGCCGACGCCGAGGGTCTGCCCGCCGGTACCGCCGTCACCCTTCACCTCAAGGCGGAGGACAGCGAGGACGGACTGGGTGACTACCTGGCCGCCTGGAAGATCCGCCAGATCGTCAAGCAGTACTCCGACTTCATCCGCTGGCCCATCCGCATGGCCACCGAACCCACCACCACCGAGGCGGCCGAAGTCGCCTCGGGCGCCGAGGGCGAGTCCCAGGCCAAGGCCGTGGGTGCGCTGGAAACGCTGAACTCGATGAAGGCGCTGTGGGCCCGGTCACGCAGCGAGGTGACCGAGGCCGAGTACAGCGAGTTCTACCAGCAGATCAGCCACGACTGGGAGCCCCCGGCCGAGACGATCCACATGCGGGCGGAGGGCACCTTCGAGTACGAGGCGCTGCTGTTCCTCCCGTCCCGCGCCCCGTTCGACCTGTTCTCCCGCGACACCAAGCGCGGTGTGCAGCTGTACGTCAAGCGGGTGTTCATCATGGACGACTGCGACGCGCTGATGCCGAACTACCTGCGCTTCGTCAAGGGCGTCGTCGACGCCCACGACCTGTCCCTGAACGTGTCGCGGGAGATCCTGCAGCACGATCGGCAGATCACCGCCGTGCGCCGGCGTCTGGTCAAGAAGGTCCTCGGCGCGGTCAAGGACATGCAGGCCACCCGGACTGAGGACTACACGAAGCTGTGGGAGCAGTTCGGGCGGGTGATCAAGGAAGGGCTGATCGAGGACCGCGACAACACCGACGCACTGCTGGAGCTGGTCTCCGCCGCTTCGACCAACGATCCGGTCGAGACGACCACGCTGCGCGACTACGTCTCCCGCATGAAGGACGGCCAGAACACCATCTACTACCTGACGGGCGAGAACCGGGCGACCGTGGAGCACTCCCCGCACATGGAGGCCTTCGCCGCCAGGGGCTACGAGGTCCTCATCCTCACCGACCCCGTGGACGAGGTCTGGACCGAGCAGGTCCCCTCCTTCGACGGCCACCGCTTCCAGTCCATCGCCAAGGGCCAGGTCGACCTCGACCAGACCGACGACGAGAGCGACGAAACGAAGGCGGCCAAGGCCCAGCAGGAGCAGGACTACGCCGCACTCCTCACCTGGCTGCAGACCACGCTCGCCGAGCACGTCAAGCAGGTCCGCCTCTCCACCCGCCTCACCACCTCCGCCGCCTGTCTGGTCGGCGACGCCCACGACCTGACCCCCACCCTGGAGAAGATGTACCGGGCCATGGGCCAGGACCTCCCGAGCGTGAAGCGGATCCTCGAAATCAACCCCACCCACCCGCTGGTCACCGGCCTTCGTGAGGCCCACGGCGCGAACCCGGACGATCCGGCGGTCGCCGAGGTTGCAGAACTGGTCCACGGCGGCGCACTCCTGGCCGAAGGCGGGGACCTGCCCGACCCCGCCCGCTTCACCCGTCTCCTCACCGACCACCTCACCAAAGCCCTGTAA
- a CDS encoding RNA polymerase-binding protein RbpA, producing MARGSSNIRGARIGSGPLGEPERGDLAPRTTVSFWCSNGHQTQRNFAIEAEVPQTWDCPRCGLPAGRDRDDVPVAEGHAPYMTHMGYVRQRRSQEDGETLLNEALAKLRGTS from the coding sequence GTGGCGCGGGGAAGCAGCAACATCAGGGGCGCGCGGATCGGGTCCGGGCCGCTGGGCGAGCCGGAGCGCGGTGACCTCGCGCCGCGCACGACGGTGTCGTTCTGGTGCAGCAACGGGCACCAGACGCAGCGGAACTTCGCGATCGAGGCGGAGGTCCCGCAGACGTGGGACTGCCCGCGGTGCGGACTGCCCGCCGGGCGGGACCGCGACGACGTGCCCGTCGCCGAAGGCCACGCCCCCTACATGACTCACATGGGCTACGTCCGGCAGCGCCGCTCCCAAGAAGACGGCGAGACCCTGCTGAACGAGGCACTGGCCAAGCTGCGCGGGACCAGCTGA
- a CDS encoding DNA-directed RNA polymerase subunit alpha gives MLIAQRPSLTEEVVDEFRSRFVIEPLEPGFGYTLGNSLRRTLLSSIPGAAVTSIRIDGVLHEFTTVPGVKEDVTDLILNIKQLVVSSEHDEPVVMYLRKQGPGLVTAADIAPPAGVEVHNPELVLATLNGKGKLEMELTVERGRGYVSAVQNKQSGQEIGRIPVDSIYSPVLKVTYKVEATRVEQRTDFDKLIVDVETKPAMRPRDAMASAGKTLVELFGLARELNGDAEGIDMGPTPAETAFAADLALPIEELELTVRSYNCLKREGIHTVGELVARSEADLLDIRNFGMKSIDEVKAKLADMGMGLKDSPPGFDPIAADAFGNADANFLETEQY, from the coding sequence ATGCTGATTGCTCAGCGTCCTTCGCTGACCGAAGAGGTCGTCGACGAGTTCCGCTCCCGGTTCGTGATCGAGCCGCTGGAGCCGGGCTTCGGCTACACCCTCGGCAACTCGCTCCGCCGTACGCTCCTCTCCTCGATCCCCGGCGCTGCTGTCACCAGCATCCGGATCGACGGTGTCCTGCACGAGTTCACCACCGTGCCGGGCGTCAAGGAGGACGTCACCGACCTCATCCTGAACATCAAGCAGCTGGTCGTCTCCTCGGAGCACGACGAGCCGGTCGTGATGTACCTGCGCAAGCAGGGTCCGGGTCTGGTCACCGCCGCCGACATCGCGCCCCCGGCCGGTGTCGAGGTGCACAACCCCGAGCTGGTCCTCGCCACGCTGAACGGCAAGGGCAAGCTGGAGATGGAGCTGACCGTCGAGCGCGGTCGCGGCTACGTCTCCGCCGTGCAGAACAAGCAGTCCGGCCAGGAGATCGGCCGTATCCCGGTCGACTCCATCTACTCGCCGGTGCTGAAGGTCACCTACAAGGTCGAGGCCACGCGTGTCGAGCAGCGCACCGACTTCGACAAGCTGATCGTCGACGTCGAGACCAAGCCCGCCATGCGTCCGCGCGACGCGATGGCGTCGGCCGGTAAGACCCTGGTCGAGCTGTTCGGTCTCGCGCGCGAGCTCAACGGCGACGCCGAGGGCATCGACATGGGCCCCACCCCGGCGGAAACCGCGTTCGCCGCCGACCTGGCATTGCCGATCGAGGAGCTGGAGCTCACGGTCCGCTCCTACAACTGCCTCAAGCGCGAGGGCATCCACACCGTGGGTGAGCTCGTGGCCCGCTCCGAGGCCGACCTGCTCGACATCCGCAACTTCGGTATGAAATCGATCGACGAGGTCAAGGCGAAGCTGGCTGACATGGGCATGGGCCTCAAGGACAGCCCTCCCGGATTCGACCCCATCGCCGCCGACGCCTTCGGCAATGCGGACGCGAATTTCCTCGAGACCGAACAGTACTGA
- a CDS encoding CBS domain-containing protein → MADAMAPHPNQVADDTTLDQAGDLFYDPHVAYLLVHDEAGRCEGLVSRSHLHVFMARSRYTERTAIRDITHQRGPFARPAMDLELATRAMRSKHLRVWPVVDDDGLLLGVLTARRTGGRNL, encoded by the coding sequence GTGGCCGACGCCATGGCACCGCATCCGAACCAAGTCGCCGACGACACCACCCTCGACCAGGCAGGCGACCTCTTCTACGACCCCCATGTTGCGTACCTGCTGGTCCACGACGAGGCTGGCCGCTGCGAAGGCCTGGTCAGCCGGTCGCACCTCCACGTCTTCATGGCACGCTCGCGGTACACCGAGCGCACCGCCATCCGCGACATCACCCACCAGCGCGGGCCCTTCGCCCGGCCCGCCATGGATCTCGAACTCGCCACACGAGCGATGCGATCCAAGCACCTGCGGGTATGGCCTGTCGTCGACGACGACGGCCTCCTCCTGGGTGTTCTGACCGCCCGCCGCACCGGTGGCAGGAACCTGTAG
- a CDS encoding DUF5994 family protein, which translates to MRVDALGAPLLPRLLLEPTMSRTGMFDGAWWPHSNRIRVELPDLITALTAHLGPIARVGLDIVPWDDVPRTVMADGRLIRISWFASSDRTISITRGFQDHFLLLVIPPSTDARTASDAMTAAAAQHNHTAAGELLP; encoded by the coding sequence ATGCGCGTGGACGCGCTCGGCGCCCCGCTGTTGCCCCGACTGCTGCTGGAACCGACGATGTCGCGGACCGGGATGTTCGACGGCGCCTGGTGGCCGCACTCGAACCGGATCCGGGTCGAACTGCCGGACCTGATCACTGCCCTGACCGCCCACCTGGGCCCCATCGCGCGAGTGGGTCTGGACATCGTGCCTTGGGACGACGTTCCGCGCACCGTGATGGCCGACGGGCGCCTGATCCGGATCAGCTGGTTCGCCAGCAGTGACCGGACCATCAGCATCACCCGCGGCTTCCAGGACCACTTCCTGCTTTTGGTCATCCCACCCAGCACCGACGCGCGCACCGCCTCGGACGCCATGACCGCGGCCGCCGCACAGCACAACCACACCGCCGCCGGCGAACTACTGCCGTAG